In Montipora foliosa isolate CH-2021 chromosome 13, ASM3666993v2, whole genome shotgun sequence, one DNA window encodes the following:
- the LOC137981859 gene encoding uncharacterized protein: MRFWIVRGRQFVKKITSRCTVCRRYEGRGFKVSPPPDLPEFRLSQKPAFTYVGVDYAGPLYIREPNCWATKKVYILLFTCCSTRAVHQELATDLSADVFIRCLRRFTARRGLPEIIVSDNAKTFKSAAKALQKVFSYPSVKRFLTNKRISWKFNMDRAPWWGGFFERMIQNVKRSLRKTLRNAKLDYDELHTILVEVEGTLNSRPLTFVSSDDVEEPLTPFHLIYGRGILALPDVTRNREASLSLCLSWVHAANSLLRSLEWDGNGKNQAAEKCTWALIFSVLCK, encoded by the coding sequence ATGAGGTTTTGGATTGTCAGAGGAAGGCAATTTGTGAAAAAGATTACATCTAGATGCACGGTGTGTCGCAGATATGAAGGCCGTGGCTTCAAGGTATCTCCTCCACCTGATCTGCCTGAATTCAGATTGAGTCAGAAACCTGCATTTACCTATGTTGGAGTGGATTATGCCGGGCCATTATACATAAGGGAACCAAACTGTTGGGCAACAAAGAAGGTTTACATCCTGTTGTTTACCTGTTGTTCAACTAGAGCTGTTCACCAAGAACTTGCTACAGATTTGTCAGCTGATGTGTTTATTCGTTGTCTGCGGAGATTCACAGCAAGAAGGGGCTTGCCAGAAATCATTGTCTCGGACAATGCGAAAACGTTTAAGTCTGCAGCAAAGGCCTTACAAAAGGTGTTTTCATACCCAAGTGTCAAGAGATTCCTTACAAATAAAAGGATTTCGTGGAAATTTAACATGGACAGAGCACCTTGGTGGGGTGGCTTTTTCGAAAGGATGATACAGAATGTGAAACGAAGTTTGCGGAAGACGCTTAGGAATGCTAAGCTTGACTATGACGAGCTACATACCATCCTAGTGGAAGTTGAGGGAACCCTGAACTCTAGACCACTAACATTTGTGTCTTCAGATGATGTTGAAGAGCCATTGACACCCTTCCATTTAATCTATGGGAGGGGAATTCTGGCCTTACCTGATGTGACACGAAATAGAGAGGCTTCATTGAGCCTGTGCTTGTCCTGGGTACATGCAGCAAATTCTCTGTTGAGGAGCTTAGAGTGGGATGGGAATGGTAAGAATCAAGCAGCTGAGAAATGTACGTGGGCGCTAATATTTTCTGTGCTTTGTAAGTGA
- the LOC137983697 gene encoding uncharacterized protein: MKPLKRMLVSKMESILCTYLGRSTTSCCPDNYEKSVARLSSQLKQLRRDPEVLREYNSIIEDQLQSGIIERIDTTECPAVGKVHYLPHHGVVRRDALTTKLRIVFDASSRATSEDPSLNDCLYSGPSLTPTIFKILLRFRERKIALVGDIEKAFLNIKVQEQDRNVLRFLWIDSLEKDDPELVLYRFCRVVFGVNSSPFLLNATLRHHISQYSLDAEFVENLLNSFYVDDLVSGERNLERCLLLYEKSKKCLSAGGFNLRKWSPNSPQLLELIREDRTRTKENCPETQSVVEDTETYARVAVGHLEELDMKNEHKVLGLNWNCVSDEFIFKFEALRRLAESLEPTRRSLLKITSSFFDPLGILSPVLVQMKLLFQLLCQGNIAWDAPLPEPVRRQWKAWLQDLREVEQIMIPRCLYDGVEEVVTSYTLHGFGDASEKAYCAVVYLVLETSSGNYPVLLTSKTRVEPLAKRSIPRLELLSGVILARLASSVKEVLQSQVQIDKTYLWLDSKTAIYWIKGSKEWKQLVQKHVNEILSLTEELMWNHCPGTDNPADIGSRGESAFKLKGNRLWWKGPSWLSEPVSSWPKSKVCHQPPTEECLMEQKKGAAKEILSETVLLTACKPDLESCIPITNFSCFDKLFRVTAQVQRFVRNLKIKAKLLKEGTVRHGEVIEEEIAHAELQWL; encoded by the coding sequence ATGAAGCCTTTGAAAAGAATGTTAGTTTCCAAGATGGAAAGTATTTTGTGCACTTACCTTGGAAGGAGCACCACAAGTTGCTGCCCCGACAATTATGAGAAGAGTGTAGCGAGATTGAGCTCACAATTGAAGCAATTAAGAAGAGACCCAGAGGTCTTAAGAGAATATAATTCGATCATCGAGGATCAGTTGCAAAGTGGAATTATTGAGCGAATCGACACCACCGAATGCCCAGCTGTCGGTAAGGTGCATTATTTACCTCACCATGGAGTGGTGCGAAGAGATGCTCTAACTACTAAGTTACGGATTGTGTTTGACGCCTCTTCAAGGGCTACAAGTGAAGATCCCAGTTTAAATGACTGCCTGTATTCAGGTCCATCTTTAACTCCTACCATTTTCAAGATTCTCCTCCGGTTCAGAGAAAGGAAGATCGCCCTGGTTGGGGATATTGAGAAAGCCTTCCTGAACATTAAGGTTCAGGAACAAGATCGCAATGTATTACGATTCTTATGGATTGACAGCCTTGAGAAGGATGACCCAGAATTAGTGCTGTATAGATTTTGTCGGGTTGTGTTTGGTGTCAATTCAAGTCCATTCCTGTTAAATGCTACCCTGCGACACCACATCAGTCAGTACAGTTTGGATGCAGAGTTTGTAGAGAACTTGCTGAATTCATTTTATGTCGATGACCTAGTGTCTGGAGAGAGAAATCTTGAGAGGTGTTTGTTGCTGTACGAGAAATCAAAGAAGTGCCTATCAGCAGGAGGTTTTAACCTAAGGAAGTGGAGCCCCAATTCGCCCCAGCTCCTTGAATTAATTCGAGAAGATAGAACCAGAACCAAGGAGAACTGCCCTGAAACACAGTCAGTAGTTGAAGACACTGAGACCTATGCAAGAGTTGCTGTGGGACATTTGGAGGAGCTAGATATGAAGAATGAACACAAGGTCCTGGGACTGAATTGGAACTGTGTTTCTGACgagtttattttcaaatttgaagCACTACGGAGGTTAGCAGAAAGCCTGGAGCCAACTAGAAGAAGTCTGTTGAAGATCACTTCAAGTTTCTTTGACCCCCTAGGAATACTCAGTCCAGTATTAGTACAGATGAAGTTGTTGTTTCAATTGTTGTGCCAGGGAAACATTGCCTGGGATGCCCCACTGCCGGAGCCAGTCAGAAGGCAGTGGAAGGCATGGCTTCAGGATCTGAGAGAAGTTGAGCAAATCATGATTCCCCGGTGTTTGTATGACGGTGTCGAGGAAGTAGTTACCTCCTACACCCTTCACGGATTTGGAGATGCCTCTGAGAAGGCCTATTGTGCTGTTGTGTACTTGGTGCTAGAGACAAGCAGTGGAAACTATCCAGTGCTCTTGACATCCAAAACTAGAGTGGAACCATTGGCAAAACGGTCTATCCCTAGACTAGAATTGTTATCTGGAGTTATACTTGCAAGGCTCGCGTCTTCAGTGAAGGAAGTATTGCAGTCGCAAGTTCAAATCGACAAGACCTATTTGTGGTTAGACAGCAAGACTGCAATCTACTGGATCAAGGGATCGAAGGAGTGGAAGCAGTTGGTTCAGAAGCATGTAAACGAAATCTTGTCATTAACAGAAGAACTGATGTGGAACCATTGTCCAGGAACTGATAACCCTGCAGATATTGGATCCCGGGGAGAGTCAGCCTTCAAGCTGAAGGGTAATCGGTTGTGGTGGAAGGGACCATCGTGGCTATCAGAACCAGTATCCAGTTGGCCCAAGTCTAAAGTTTGCCATCAACCTCCCACTGAAGAGTGTCTCATGGAACAGAAGAAGGGAGCAGCTAAAGAGATACTCAGCGAAACAGTACTTCTAACTGCATGCAAGCCTGATCTTGAATCTTGTATTCCAATCACCAACTTCAGCTGTTTTGACAAGTTGTTCCGTGTTACTGCACAAGTGCAACGCTTTGTGCGAAACTTGAAGATCAAGGCCAAGTTATTGAAAGAAGGAACTGTCCGTCATGGAGAAGTCATTGAAGAAGAAATTGCACACGCTGAATTGCAGTGGTTGTGA
- the LOC137981858 gene encoding sericin-1-like, which produces MARSRLLAKKSGSGSNSGSSSGSASDSGSGSGSDSGSGSGSGSGGDSGSDSGSGSGSDSGSGSGSDRGSGSGSGSGSGSNSGSGSRNGNGIGSGSGSVTSSMFLRIGSLKTKLNAGLSEQQQEDLFQNERSSHEVRL; this is translated from the exons ATGGCGCGAA GCCGACTCTTGGCGAAGAAAAGTGGCAGTGGTAGTAACAGTGGCAGTAGCAGTGGCAGTGCTAGTGAcagtggtagtggcagtggtagtgatagtggtagtggcagtggtagtggtagtggtggtgacAGTGGTAGTGacagtggcagtggtagtggtagtgacagtggcagtggcagtggtagtgaCAGAGGTAGcggcagtggtagtggtagtggcagtggtagtaacagtggtagtggtagtcgTAACGGTAATGGTAttggcagtggtagtggtagtgttacgagttcgatgtTTTTGAGGATTGGTAGCTtgaaaactaaactgaacgcagggttgtcggagcaacaacaagaagatttattccaaaacgAACGTAGTTCCCACGAAGTAAGACTCTAA